In Ralstonia pseudosolanacearum, the DNA window GTGCGGTAGCCCGCGGCCCCGCGGCGCGGATCTGCCTGCCTTCCCCATGCCGTCACTTCGCTCTTACCTCGACAACGCTTTCCGCTGGCGGCGCGGCCGCCAGGGCACGGGCTACGACAAGATGCTGCTGGCCACCGCGACGTGGCCCATCCGCTTCGACAGCTACCTGATCCGCTACCCCGAGGGGGCGGAGATTCCGCCGCACACGGACCCGGTCTCGGACGGGCGGCACTATCGGCTCAACCTCGTGCTCAAGTCGCCCCGGTCGGGCGGCGAGTTCGTCTGCGCGAACCCGATCTTCCAGACCCGCCGCATCAAGCTGTTTCGGCCCGATGCCTGCGAGCACAGCGTGACGCGGGTGCGGGGCGGTAGCCGCTACGTGTTGTCGGTGGGGTGGGTGATCGGCGGGCGGGCGGCCTGACGGCGGCCGCCCTGGCCGGCGTTCAGTACCCCCAGACCTGCATCTCGTCGATCGAGTAGCCCCACTGCGTGGCGCGCTGCGTGCCGTACA includes these proteins:
- a CDS encoding 2OG-Fe(II) oxygenase family protein: MPSLRSYLDNAFRWRRGRQGTGYDKMLLATATWPIRFDSYLIRYPEGAEIPPHTDPVSDGRHYRLNLVLKSPRSGGEFVCANPIFQTRRIKLFRPDACEHSVTRVRGGSRYVLSVGWVIGGRAA